Genomic segment of Arachis hypogaea cultivar Tifrunner chromosome 16, arahy.Tifrunner.gnm2.J5K5, whole genome shotgun sequence:
GTCTTTGGATgccttctgaagtctctgaggatatggaatTTTTGACTTGTACTCAAAGCACTGGAGACTTCACTTTGTATTGCTCAAGATCAACTGGAAAAGAGTTGTTTGGATGCCTCTCAGGGGCGTGCTCCACTTTGTCCTGAGTCTCCTTCGGAGCTTCTCTCCTtcagagcttctttttcaaccggcTCCTCACTAACCTATGCCTTTGTACCTGCTACCTTACCACTTTTCAGATGTATGGCCTTGCCCTCTTCCCTTGGGTTGGGTACTGTATCACTAGGGAAGGTGTGAAGAGGTCTCTCAACTACTTGCTTGCTTAACTGACCCATTtgaacctccaagtttctaattgaAGCTCTAGTTTCCTGCATGAAACTATTAGTGTTCTTGGAGAGTTCTGCAACTAAAGATTCCAAGTTAGAAGGTTTCTGAGATGGAGAGGGCACATGGTATTGTTGAGAGGACTGAAACTGACGGCTGTTATTGTTGAAATGATTCTGATTGAAATTACCCTGAggagagttgttgttgttgaaatatGGTTGCCTCTATGGTTGATTTtcccatccaaaatttgggtgatttctccaccccgaATTGTAAGTCTTGGAAGCATTGTCCATGTAATTAACCTATTCAGAGAAAAATTGACcataatcataattctcaccttAAGAAAATCTACCACTAATGTCATAAGGAGCATCTTGGGTATTAATAGCTGAAACTTGTAATCCATCCAAGTGTTGAGTAATGGTATTTATTTGTTGAGACATGGTTTTTGTTCTGAGAAAGAATAATATCCAAAGTATCTAGTTCCAAGACTCCTTTCCTCATCGTGGTTCTCTCAGAAGAGTATAAATACTGGTtgtccataaattctaatttgatgcttctttgatctattttctaattcaacaagtgtgattaaaaaaaaaaacaataagcttataattaatataacataatattggaattaatttaaaacatatatacctTTTTTAGTTCCCTTAGAGTGCACATAGGTCGGGTTCACTTTGATCCGGACCCAGCCCTATATGATGACCGTGCCTATTTTTAAGACCCGGACCTGACCCTAGAcccggtgaaatcacaccaaattagcccttaAAATATTCGGGTCTGGGCCGGGCCGCTCCATGTACACCCCTAATTCTATCGATGCTGTGTACTACACGGTGTGGCTGAAGCTTTCCGAGCTTACATTCTTCCTATTTCATACGACAAACATTGAAAATTGGCCATTGGCCTACAACAaaggtttttctttctatttttatagGGTTAAAGTGGTTCATAAAGTTGCATTTGTTCCAAGTCTAAGGGCACTGAAATTAGTcggtcttttttttattattattattgggctAGTTTAAGTGTATTTGCTAAAAGTAGTCCATTTGATGTGTAATCCAGTTTTATGGAAACAATATTGGGAGGACGAAATTGCCAGGTCCAGTCATCAAGCCCAAATGAAGGGGGCGAATTTGGTGTGTAATCCAGTTTTATGGAAACAATATTGGGAGGACGAAATTGCCGGATCCAGTCATCAAGCCCAAATGAAGGGGGCGAATTGTGACTGTGCCACCAAAAAACAAGGGCAACGTTAGAGATGGAGGCTCAATTTAAGGTGCATTTTCGAGACTTCATGAAAAAGCGCTGAGAGCGCTGATGCGGATTTTGAATAcgacaaactaactggcaagtgcaccagatcgtaccaagtaataaatcaatattaaataaattaacttacatatataaaataatctaaaaattGAATAATATGTTCTTCAAGTTTAGTGAAATCACGCACCACCATTGTTACTTCACTCTTTTAAATTTGGAATTTTACTCCCTTCActcttttaaatttgaaattttactcCCAGTGAAGTTAGTTTACCAAACAAATTTTTACTTCAACCGCCCAAGTTAGTTTACCAAACAAAATTTGTGTAAGGACAAAAATTTATTCCGAATATTTACCATTTTTCATCTCATGTTTTACATTCGTTCATAAGGTTTTAGAACCACATATATGTTCTTTTTCATACCACTAGGAATTATAATCTAACCTATATTACCATCCTAGACAATACCTGCTTACATTTTGAAGATGAAAATGTATCATATTAAGAGGGATATAAACACAACTACACAAGTATAGAATGTTTGGTTTGTCCTATTAATATGACATGGCCATTTTCAAGACTAACAATACAACACATAAATTGGCAGTGATCACTTGAGATTCTTTCCTTCTGGGATAGGAGGACTAGCTGCATATTTCATCTCCTAACCAATTGGCTTTCCCCTTTGGACCAATTGGTCCCTCCTCACCATAAAGCTCGGTTGGAAACAATTCAAATAAATTCTCCACAGAAAATCTAACAAACACAGGCAGCATATCTATCAGCTTGTCTATCTCAGAACGTGAGTCATACACAATGCTAGGACCCCACTCTCTCATATACTGCAACCAACATGGTTCCTCTACGGCTCCAAGATACTCCGCCGCAACAATCTCATACTTTGTGCTTGAATCCACAACAAGATCACTTTTTGCAGCATCATTCCGAGCTCCGATTCCAAGTCTGGATATAGATATCCCCTGAAGGTAAGTACCTTCATGAGGGTAGCTAGCATGCCCATGCTTTGATGAATAAACAATTGGTTTGTTAGTCCCTTCAATGAACTCCAACTCGAATGCATCCACCCATTCGCCGCCACTATGCTGAGAGAAGAACATTGACCATAGCTCTCCAGTGAAGTTACTTACACGGAGGGTAAAGTGCTCCCAGTCACCTACATGTTCTCCTATCTTACTCATCTCAATGTTCAACAAACCCACCTTAAGGGTGGCAGGTCCATTGAAGGGACAGAACACCCACATTGCAATATCAGTAAATGTTCCTCCCAATGCTGGTTTTACATGAACATACAGTTTTGCACTCTCTATGTTTCCCTTCTTGAGATTATCTCTGGCATCATCATCTGTAGGCAAATCTATCCAAAATAAGCCGTCGTTTGTTCCTCCACTTGGTAAGTTCGAACCATCGTACTCAATATTCTTACCCTTCTCACTGCCTTGTGAATACAGAAGTGCTCCGTCCTTGAAAAACCATTGCACAGATGATGGCAAGTATACCTCATCAGGATGGAAGTACATGGTCGGACCATAATGCTTAATAAGTGCATGAATTTGGCTTAGATTCGGCATGGCGTGTAAGGTGGAATCAAGATTCCTCAGGCAAGCAATATCAAACACTATGCCAGAATCAGCATAGGTGCTGCAGAAGAATGTCCCAACAGCTACACCTCTACCTAACATACCTCTTCTATAAGGTTGTGTGTTCCAAACATGAAAtgagttttttgaaaattttgagtcCATTGTTATTAACAGATCACAAGTCTCACAAACTTCTGTCAAATCCTTTCGCACGCATCTAACTTCTTCAACGTCAGGTTCATCCGGTATGCTAGTAACTACAATGCCCATTGCTTTATAACCCGCCGGAGGATTTGGCAACCAGAAATAACCACATCCACCATCCGGTGACTCAGCACTCCATATTAAAGAGTAGTTAATTGGCTTTCTTAGAGCCGGAGATTCTGACACAGGGCTATTTGAAGAATAATGATTAACTTCAGGTTCAGGTTCCAAAGCAGTTTCACCAGCCACAAGAACATATCCTCGCAATGGCTGCACATTAGATTGGCAGTAGTGTCCAAGGCAGTGAAAACCATCAGGAATCTCCAAAGGTCTGTAGAATATGAAACCCTGTGTGCAGCACCAAACTCTCTCAAAATTGGTTATTTTTACAACTTCTAATTGTCCAAGGCTTATTCTTCCACTGGAAAAAGCACCACCTATAACAACATAttaatattattcaaaaaattagATCAACCATGTAGTAAATACAGGATATTAGTTTATTAGTTAACAACTCAAGTCTGATGCACTAATGGTAAACAATTTTGCAATAAAGGTGTGTCAATTGATGCATTAATGAATATTTTTCAACCTCTGAACAAAAACAAATCTGAACAAAATAACACATGCAAGAGCTATGCATTTTGCTGCCTTCAACTTCAAGTACATATCAGTGTAAAAATTCACTAAAACGTCTTAAACCATGTCAAGTGTAGATTTTCACCATGGATTGACAAGGTGGCCTCTTAATTGAAAGGATTCACCCCCACCGTAACATGGGGCCTGTTAATTTAGTATGAGAACgaaatcaaagaagaaaaggGCCTGAATTTCTGGTGTATATCCTTGAATATTAGCAACAATAGAAGAGGAAAAGAACAGAAGCAGCATCCCCAAAAAGAGTTACAAATAGAAAGCGTATTATTATTGTCAATAAATAGATACCTTGTGGCCAATCGGGAAGAGGTGCAGGCagagagaatggttgaggttgagCAAAAGAAGAGTAGAGTTGAGAAGGTTCAGTATTATTAATGTTATTAGTATTCCACCAAAAGCATTCACACCCAAACATCTCTCTCTATGACACCACAAAGTGTTAATGTTGAGAGTGATGCTGGTTCTTGAACATGTGAGAGCTGAAACGGAGATGGTTTACGGTGTATTGATGTAacaaagtaaagtgcagaaatggaGTAATTAGTGATGTGGTTCTCTCTCTACCACCCCGTTGACCACATGCCCCAGGAGAAGGAAGACACAACACTAGTCTACAGCAACTTCATGCTCCCTTCATTATGAGAGATAGATAGATATAGAGGTGGCAATACGGGTTGAATCCGTCGGGCCGATCTGCTAAACTCGCTAAAAAGAGCGGGTTGGGCTAGGATTTGGagcccgccaaattaaaaaaatccgcCAAACCCGCACCGTCAAATTGGTGGGTTTTGGTGGGGCGGGGCGGGCCAATCCGCCGGGCcggacattttttttcttttttttattaaataaaagagcgattactattataaaattaataattatagcttttttttgtttttatttttattcttcttttagttattaactttatttattttattttacaatt
This window contains:
- the LOC112758308 gene encoding hypothetical protein At1g04090 is translated as MFGCECFWWNTNNINNTEPSQLYSSFAQPQPFSLPAPLPDWPQGGAFSSGRISLGQLEVVKITNFERVWCCTQGFIFYRPLEIPDGFHCLGHYCQSNVQPLRGYVLVAGETALEPEPEVNHYSSNSPVSESPALRKPINYSLIWSAESPDGGCGYFWLPNPPAGYKAMGIVVTSIPDEPDVEEVRCVRKDLTEVCETCDLLITMDSKFSKNSFHVWNTQPYRRGMLGRGVAVGTFFCSTYADSGIVFDIACLRNLDSTLHAMPNLSQIHALIKHYGPTMYFHPDEVYLPSSVQWFFKDGALLYSQGSEKGKNIEYDGSNLPSGGTNDGLFWIDLPTDDDARDNLKKGNIESAKLYVHVKPALGGTFTDIAMWVFCPFNGPATLKVGLLNIEMSKIGEHVGDWEHFTLRVSNFTGELWSMFFSQHSGGEWVDAFELEFIEGTNKPIVYSSKHGHASYPHEGTYLQGISISRLGIGARNDAAKSDLVVDSSTKYEIVAAEYLGAVEEPCWLQYMREWGPSIVYDSRSEIDKLIDMLPVFVRFSVENLFELFPTELYGEEGPIGPKGKANWLGDEICS